A genomic region of Vibrio sp. 10N contains the following coding sequences:
- a CDS encoding putative hemolysin has translation MKKVQWMIGAVAVGVLAGCASEPDKYDVDEITVESDPAYVYCVEQGHKLERVTENGKRVPYCVLSDDERYTVWDFYEKRNQQDN, from the coding sequence ATGAAAAAAGTACAATGGATGATTGGCGCGGTAGCAGTGGGTGTTTTAGCAGGCTGTGCCAGTGAACCTGATAAGTATGATGTGGATGAAATTACCGTAGAGAGTGATCCTGCTTATGTCTATTGTGTCGAACAAGGCCACAAGCTTGAACGTGTAACAGAGAACGGTAAACGCGTACCTTACTGCGTGCTATCTGACGACGAGCGTTACACTGTATGGGATTTCTACGAGAAACGTAACCAACAAGATAATTAA
- a CDS encoding ketoacyl-ACP synthase III, producing MTTFYAEITGWGKCLPPAILSNHDLSTVMDTSDEWIRTRTGIENRRISHVNTSDMATVAAKHAMACAGISADEVDLIIVATCSPDSLIPNTASRVQQNLGVPAAAAFDLNAACTGFVYGLETATKMIQSGNYRNAIVIGAERLSFFIDWTERDTAVLFGDGAGAAVLSRTENKVGLQDAQIGCDAKGRDILAVPKFGTSMERFAADNGYFEFDFIGKEIFKRAVKGMGAAANTVLSRSNLTKDDIDVVIPHQANIRIIQTLCDLSGIEQEKAFVNIQNYGNTSAATVPIALCEALEQGKIKPNDDLLLAAFGAGLTWGAGHIKWGERVTPVATSDAALPACESSALELMATAIEHCKNKPSK from the coding sequence ATGACAACTTTTTACGCCGAAATTACTGGGTGGGGTAAGTGCCTTCCACCAGCAATTCTCTCAAACCATGACCTCAGCACAGTAATGGATACGTCAGACGAGTGGATTCGTACTCGTACCGGTATTGAAAATCGCCGTATTAGCCATGTCAATACGTCAGATATGGCGACAGTGGCAGCAAAACACGCGATGGCATGTGCGGGTATCTCGGCAGACGAGGTTGACCTGATTATCGTCGCGACATGTTCTCCCGATTCGTTGATTCCAAATACGGCTTCTCGCGTTCAGCAAAACTTGGGCGTACCAGCCGCCGCGGCCTTTGATTTAAATGCAGCATGTACAGGTTTTGTCTATGGCCTAGAAACTGCGACGAAAATGATTCAGTCTGGTAACTATCGAAATGCTATCGTTATCGGTGCAGAGCGTTTGTCTTTCTTTATTGACTGGACCGAGCGCGATACAGCGGTATTGTTTGGAGATGGCGCTGGTGCAGCGGTATTGTCACGCACAGAAAACAAAGTCGGTCTTCAAGATGCGCAAATTGGTTGTGACGCTAAAGGCCGCGATATTTTGGCTGTGCCAAAGTTTGGTACATCAATGGAGCGTTTTGCTGCGGACAATGGTTACTTCGAATTTGATTTCATCGGTAAAGAAATCTTCAAACGAGCAGTGAAAGGGATGGGCGCAGCGGCGAACACGGTACTGTCTCGTTCTAATTTGACCAAAGACGATATTGATGTGGTGATCCCACACCAAGCAAATATTCGCATCATTCAAACGCTGTGTGATTTGTCTGGTATCGAACAAGAAAAAGCGTTCGTGAACATTCAAAATTACGGCAATACGTCGGCAGCAACTGTGCCAATCGCCCTGTGTGAAGCGCTTGAGCAAGGCAAAATCAAGCCAAATGATGATCTATTATTGGCGGCATTCGGTGCTGGTCTTACTTGGGGTGCTGGTCACATCAAGTGGGGTGAACGAGTAACACCAGTTGCAACCAGTGATGCTGCATTGCCGGCGTGCGAGAGCTCTGCTCTTGAACTCATGGCGACAGCAATCGAGCATTGCAAAAACAAGCCAAGCAAATAA
- the trxC gene encoding thioredoxin TrxC, producing the protein MSTINTRCPHCQGLNRLPVDRIAESPNCGRCKSPLLDGAPIEGTSDNFSTLLNSKQPVVVDFWATWCNPCVGFAPIFQQVAQERQGEVRFVKIDTEAQQQLAAQFQIRSIPTIMVFKGGQRLDTINGALPKSQFDQWLNQALMKS; encoded by the coding sequence ATGTCCACTATCAACACCCGCTGCCCACACTGCCAAGGTTTGAATCGATTACCCGTCGACCGAATCGCCGAGTCACCAAATTGTGGCCGCTGTAAGTCACCACTGCTCGATGGCGCCCCTATAGAAGGTACTTCGGATAACTTCTCAACGTTGTTAAACAGCAAACAACCCGTTGTGGTCGATTTTTGGGCGACCTGGTGTAACCCATGTGTTGGCTTTGCCCCCATATTTCAACAAGTCGCTCAAGAGCGTCAAGGTGAAGTCCGATTTGTCAAAATCGATACCGAAGCACAACAACAACTGGCAGCACAGTTTCAAATTCGCAGTATCCCAACCATCATGGTATTTAAAGGCGGTCAAAGACTCGATACCATTAACGGGGCATTGCCAAAATCTCAATTTGACCAATGGCTCAATCAAGCATTGATGAAAAGCTAA
- a CDS encoding helix-turn-helix transcriptional regulator, with protein MFKNRQNLCKSVIDQFDSKKDWVDEVYLSELCEERFLSASDIPEFATEDIFMAGMANLVDGYHVERRGVDVHTILFTIEGGGILITETEVTAIEPYSVVVLPAHTSFRFEINPQYQHWRMIWFLPKQSSRWAMFAKIGQKVLPFNGCERIWALMTLLYVEIGGRASYRKLLVSEVCRVITGFESQTNDSTVRVQALFAQIEGQLHLPWTVKDMATKAYLSEEQLARICKQLYGVSPRARLINLRMEKACDLLENNDWSVSMIAERLGYRDPFNFTHRFTKQVGCSPSAYRKRKLSTPTLND; from the coding sequence ATGTTCAAAAATAGACAAAACCTGTGCAAATCCGTCATTGACCAATTTGACAGCAAAAAGGATTGGGTGGACGAAGTCTACCTGTCAGAACTGTGTGAAGAGCGCTTTCTCTCAGCGAGTGATATTCCTGAGTTTGCGACTGAGGATATTTTTATGGCGGGGATGGCCAACCTAGTGGATGGTTACCATGTAGAGCGCCGAGGTGTGGATGTTCACACTATTCTCTTTACCATTGAAGGTGGCGGTATTTTGATTACTGAAACGGAAGTCACCGCGATTGAACCTTATTCAGTGGTGGTGCTCCCAGCACACACTTCGTTTCGGTTTGAGATAAACCCTCAGTATCAACATTGGCGAATGATTTGGTTTTTGCCTAAGCAATCTTCAAGATGGGCTATGTTTGCCAAAATTGGTCAGAAGGTATTACCTTTTAATGGCTGTGAACGCATTTGGGCTCTCATGACCTTGCTGTATGTGGAAATTGGTGGCCGGGCTAGTTATCGTAAACTGTTGGTGAGTGAAGTGTGCCGTGTCATTACTGGCTTTGAGTCACAAACCAATGACTCTACGGTGCGTGTTCAGGCATTATTCGCTCAGATAGAGGGGCAATTGCATTTGCCGTGGACGGTCAAAGATATGGCCACTAAAGCGTATTTAAGCGAGGAACAACTGGCAAGGATCTGCAAACAGCTATACGGTGTATCACCGCGGGCGAGGTTGATTAATTTGCGTATGGAAAAAGCGTGTGACCTTCTTGAGAACAATGATTGGTCCGTATCGATGATTGCCGAGCGCCTTGGCTACCGTGACCCGTTTAATTTCACTCACCGATTCACGAAACAGGTCGGTTGTTCTCCTTCGGCTTACCGCAAAAGAAAACTGTCGACACCGACCCTGAATGACTGA
- a CDS encoding MATE family efflux transporter has protein sequence MTTHHHHKSSNGVAQNQLLSAVVKLGFPVAIQSALVAILALADVLMVSDIGKEATAAVGIASKWHFVAIMIMAGMASANGVLVAQYWGRNDKTSAKTITQLSMIFGAKLLVPVTLVITLFSGYIMMLQTTDARVIELGATYLWYAFPVLILTHIVIVAESAMRSSGDAVTPLVLGALTIVINIALNFWLIKGGLGVPAMGVAGAALATTISRLLQVAFIWGYLNRRHHWLITEQVLDNSSRLWNSYKSLAIPTTLNAVLWAMGTLMYQVIFGHMGTTELAVFSMMGPFESLCYSLFFGISVACSILLGQSLGRDEFEQAFSMSQTFIKAVFVFGLVIGSALLLGRDSILAWLNLDTPELHPIASPAMAILCGAIWLRMLNLIIINGILRAGGDNKFCLRMDFIAMWMVGLPLTANAAFVLGLDFKWVYACMLFEEVVKFSLCFHRYLKRYWMNNLTLASV, from the coding sequence ATGACAACTCACCACCATCATAAGTCATCTAACGGTGTGGCTCAAAATCAACTCTTGTCCGCTGTCGTAAAACTCGGCTTTCCAGTCGCCATTCAAAGTGCGCTCGTCGCCATTTTGGCACTCGCGGATGTGCTAATGGTAAGTGATATTGGTAAAGAAGCGACAGCAGCAGTTGGCATTGCCTCCAAGTGGCATTTTGTGGCCATCATGATCATGGCAGGGATGGCATCAGCGAACGGTGTACTTGTTGCACAATATTGGGGGCGCAATGACAAAACTAGCGCCAAAACCATTACCCAACTCTCCATGATCTTTGGTGCAAAGTTACTCGTGCCAGTAACACTCGTCATTACTTTGTTCTCTGGCTACATCATGATGCTACAGACGACCGATGCCCGTGTTATCGAGCTTGGAGCGACCTATCTTTGGTATGCCTTCCCTGTTCTCATCTTGACGCACATTGTGATTGTCGCTGAATCTGCCATGCGCTCTTCGGGAGATGCGGTGACGCCGCTCGTACTCGGCGCGTTGACAATAGTCATTAATATTGCGCTTAACTTTTGGCTCATCAAAGGTGGCTTGGGTGTGCCGGCGATGGGGGTTGCAGGGGCAGCACTAGCGACGACCATTTCTCGTCTATTGCAAGTGGCCTTTATCTGGGGCTACTTAAATAGACGCCACCATTGGCTAATAACCGAGCAAGTTTTAGATAACTCGTCACGCCTTTGGAACTCTTATAAGTCACTTGCCATCCCTACCACATTAAACGCGGTATTGTGGGCGATGGGTACGCTGATGTACCAAGTAATTTTTGGTCATATGGGGACAACTGAATTGGCTGTGTTTAGCATGATGGGTCCATTTGAATCACTGTGCTACTCCCTGTTCTTTGGCATCTCTGTAGCTTGCTCTATTTTACTCGGTCAATCCTTAGGCAGAGACGAGTTTGAACAGGCATTTAGTATGTCTCAAACCTTTATTAAGGCGGTATTTGTGTTTGGACTGGTGATTGGTTCAGCGCTGCTATTAGGCCGTGACAGCATACTCGCTTGGCTAAACTTAGACACGCCTGAACTTCACCCTATCGCCTCACCTGCTATGGCCATATTATGTGGTGCTATTTGGCTTAGGATGCTCAATTTGATCATTATTAACGGCATTCTTAGGGCTGGCGGTGACAATAAGTTTTGTTTAAGGATGGACTTCATTGCCATGTGGATGGTTGGGCTACCATTAACGGCAAATGCCGCTTTTGTTCTGGGGCTCGATTTTAAATGGGTCTACGCTTGCATGTTATTTGAAGAGGTCGTCAAATTTTCACTGTGCTTCCATCGCTACCTCAAACGGTATTGGATGAATAACCTGACACTCGCCAGCGTTTAG
- a CDS encoding alpha/beta fold hydrolase, which yields MTLIVALIAIFCLLLLLPLLVNKETYSLNEVHRAEAPGQFITTQLGHVHYQLEGAPDAPLVVFVHGFSAPSYMWDNNRKVVADAGYRVLTFDLYGRGYSARPNVKYDKQLFVEQIQQLTEQLAPNTPFHIIGLSMGGAITSAFVAKYPNKILSVGYVAPFNQPVDIGPLTLPVIGKWLGYLLFIPKLPSNQANDLVKPEHFPYWADKFSEQMMYKGFRRAIISTGRHLIAKDPSGDFAAVGELSIPKLLLWGTEDKVIPLSDAERVVSLLGDDTRLEVLEEAGHAMQYECYDRVNPKILDHLNRA from the coding sequence ATGACTTTAATCGTGGCATTGATTGCTATCTTTTGTCTCTTGCTACTATTGCCGTTATTGGTGAATAAAGAGACTTACTCACTTAATGAAGTGCACCGTGCTGAAGCGCCTGGTCAATTCATCACTACTCAGTTGGGTCATGTTCATTATCAATTAGAAGGCGCACCAGACGCTCCTTTAGTCGTGTTTGTTCATGGGTTTTCTGCACCTTCATATATGTGGGATAACAATCGCAAAGTAGTGGCTGATGCTGGATATCGTGTTTTAACGTTTGACTTGTATGGTCGTGGCTATTCCGCACGCCCCAATGTGAAGTACGACAAGCAACTGTTTGTCGAGCAAATTCAGCAACTAACAGAGCAATTAGCCCCGAATACGCCATTCCACATTATAGGTTTGTCAATGGGCGGAGCGATCACATCGGCGTTTGTTGCTAAATACCCAAACAAAATTCTTAGTGTGGGCTACGTTGCCCCTTTTAATCAGCCAGTCGACATTGGCCCGTTAACACTACCTGTCATTGGTAAATGGCTTGGATACTTGTTATTTATTCCTAAGCTTCCTAGCAATCAGGCGAATGATCTTGTTAAGCCTGAACATTTTCCCTATTGGGCGGATAAGTTTAGTGAGCAGATGATGTATAAGGGTTTTCGGAGAGCGATTATCAGTACTGGACGTCATCTTATTGCTAAAGATCCGAGTGGCGATTTTGCGGCCGTTGGTGAACTGTCAATACCTAAACTCTTATTGTGGGGCACGGAAGATAAGGTGATTCCACTTTCAGATGCAGAACGTGTAGTGAGTTTGTTAGGCGATGACACTCGCCTGGAAGTCCTTGAGGAAGCTGGCCATGCCATGCAATACGAGTGCTATGACAGAGTTAACCCTAAAATTTTGGACCACCTTAATCGGGCATAG
- a CDS encoding response regulator: MNRLELWNNLSIKKKMLLLVLLPMALIIYLATRQIGLLNAQLSDLEKVEQLVRYSEVLSDIQSKSHDARPTSGLVDIDTSLQTLKSLGPEIFPSDVAVRLSGLLDDYQETVVSIAEATDFVEKQELVEWQVDTYKQIIMIIEQSPAKGVLPIVNGYMVALSQLEWLVFWADEEIWQTQALVQAYQEGERGDQYSKQEIANLVQNQQLFVERFVAINADPMQVNLLLDSFSNPAFEESSIFRNILLSNQGIFTLTSPEIRAGLDALNLRSNLIQGVSLAIEEQLRQEIRTLISGFEQQRIAFLSAVTLLTVMLIVLGISFALRVTRNLGLVLTFLEQKDEGQAVSLSRKIGGKDELSRFAKEVERLTHERREGEKRLLEAKEDAEQAKEDAIQASKAKSSFLANMSHEIRTPLNGVIGISEVLSDTDLTATQKDYVDTIETSSHLLLSLINDILDFSKIESGMLQINPHSTSIRETIYDIASIVAPKVKEKGIELNVDIDANVPFRVLADDHRMRQVLMNFMSNAVKFTEEGSVTIGVQYQGESDNLANLLFEVKDSGIGIDKQRQAKIFEAFAQEDDSTTRQFGGTGLGLAISTQLIELMGGKIQLDSVKGVGSRFYFTLPLAIDERDYQHRTPLNYDELVMVCNSSAYEERIKRDLAFYGMTVDKVAPSLAELNVASLETKTILIYVDGGSVSSEKDSQRFAEINGLGTAICLIRQFDCANKDFGRNICALITYPLLGNRLLKSIEACCKSLAQGSIHASSQSSGIDHRISVLLVEDNLVNQKVATLHLKKIGCDYDIANDGQEAVTLFEKNQNYTFILMDCMMPVMDGFEATEMIRATEQRLELARTPIIALTASVVDDDIQKCFDSGMDDYVPKPFKAEILKEKIVTAIELKQQELGKQQSSIDVALDVPVTAIDSTEALNASFETTANDGKDIISLKNPSVQESSVTVLLVEDNLVNQKVASLHLEKAGYHYDIAENGAEAVELFQRKGSYDVILMDCMMPIKDGFEATQEIRDFERQQGMAPTPIIALTASVVDDDIQKCFDAGMDAYVPKPVRREKLLHEMSNYLS, encoded by the coding sequence ATGAACAGACTTGAGCTTTGGAACAACCTGTCAATAAAGAAAAAAATGCTGTTGTTAGTGCTATTGCCTATGGCGCTAATTATCTACCTGGCCACGAGGCAGATTGGCCTATTGAATGCTCAGCTCAGTGACCTTGAAAAGGTTGAACAATTGGTTCGATACTCAGAGGTACTGTCAGATATTCAGTCAAAATCTCATGACGCGCGTCCCACATCTGGATTAGTCGATATCGACACGTCATTGCAAACCCTCAAATCTTTGGGGCCAGAGATCTTTCCCTCCGATGTGGCGGTTCGTTTATCTGGCTTGCTTGATGATTACCAAGAAACCGTGGTGTCCATCGCTGAGGCGACAGATTTTGTCGAAAAACAAGAGTTGGTGGAATGGCAGGTTGATACCTACAAACAAATCATCATGATTATCGAGCAATCTCCTGCAAAGGGTGTGTTGCCTATCGTCAATGGTTACATGGTCGCTCTATCTCAACTTGAGTGGTTGGTGTTTTGGGCCGACGAAGAGATCTGGCAAACCCAAGCTTTGGTTCAAGCCTATCAAGAGGGTGAGCGTGGAGATCAATACAGTAAACAAGAGATAGCGAATTTAGTTCAAAACCAGCAGTTGTTTGTAGAGCGCTTTGTGGCAATCAATGCTGACCCTATGCAAGTGAACCTCTTGCTTGATTCTTTTTCTAATCCAGCGTTCGAAGAGAGCAGTATTTTTAGAAATATCTTGCTGAGTAATCAGGGTATTTTTACGCTAACTAGTCCTGAAATTAGAGCGGGATTAGATGCACTAAATTTGCGCTCGAATCTTATTCAGGGTGTTTCTTTGGCGATTGAGGAACAGTTAAGACAAGAAATTCGAACTCTAATCTCTGGGTTTGAACAGCAGCGTATCGCGTTTCTTTCTGCTGTCACATTGCTTACCGTCATGTTGATTGTCCTGGGTATCAGTTTTGCGTTGCGAGTGACTCGAAATCTCGGTCTAGTTTTGACGTTCTTGGAGCAAAAAGACGAAGGACAAGCCGTTTCGTTAAGTCGGAAAATCGGCGGTAAGGATGAGTTGAGCCGTTTTGCTAAAGAAGTTGAACGCCTCACTCATGAACGAAGGGAAGGGGAAAAGCGTCTTCTTGAGGCGAAAGAGGACGCAGAGCAAGCCAAAGAAGACGCAATTCAAGCAAGCAAAGCAAAAAGTAGCTTCTTAGCCAACATGTCACACGAAATTCGAACGCCACTTAACGGTGTGATTGGTATTTCTGAAGTGCTCTCAGATACAGACCTTACCGCAACGCAAAAAGATTATGTTGATACTATCGAAACATCCTCGCATTTGCTGCTAAGTCTTATCAATGACATTCTTGATTTCTCGAAAATTGAGTCGGGAATGCTGCAAATTAACCCTCACTCTACGTCTATTCGCGAGACTATTTACGACATCGCTTCCATTGTGGCACCGAAAGTTAAAGAAAAAGGTATTGAACTGAACGTCGACATTGATGCCAATGTACCGTTTCGAGTGCTTGCCGATGACCACCGCATGCGCCAAGTACTCATGAATTTTATGTCTAATGCGGTGAAATTTACTGAAGAAGGTAGCGTGACTATCGGGGTTCAATATCAAGGAGAGTCGGACAACCTCGCCAATCTACTGTTTGAAGTGAAAGACTCTGGGATAGGTATTGATAAACAGCGTCAAGCGAAGATTTTTGAAGCGTTTGCTCAAGAAGACGATTCAACGACGCGACAGTTTGGCGGCACAGGGCTTGGACTGGCGATCAGTACTCAGTTGATCGAACTTATGGGGGGCAAAATCCAGCTTGATTCAGTGAAAGGTGTTGGTAGTCGATTCTATTTCACCTTACCGCTGGCGATAGATGAAAGAGATTATCAACATCGTACTCCACTTAACTACGATGAGCTTGTCATGGTGTGTAATTCAAGCGCTTACGAGGAGCGAATTAAGCGTGACTTAGCGTTCTATGGTATGACCGTGGATAAGGTGGCACCCTCATTGGCAGAGCTCAACGTTGCGAGTTTGGAGACGAAGACCATCCTGATATATGTTGACGGTGGCAGTGTCTCTTCGGAAAAAGACAGTCAGCGTTTTGCCGAGATTAATGGGCTAGGTACCGCCATTTGTCTGATTCGACAGTTTGATTGTGCGAACAAAGACTTCGGGCGAAATATTTGCGCGTTGATTACCTATCCATTGTTGGGAAATAGATTACTAAAATCTATAGAAGCCTGCTGTAAGTCATTAGCGCAAGGCAGCATCCATGCAAGTAGTCAAAGTAGTGGGATCGATCATCGTATCAGCGTTTTGCTGGTGGAGGATAATCTGGTTAATCAAAAAGTCGCGACGCTGCATTTGAAGAAGATTGGCTGTGACTACGATATTGCCAACGATGGCCAGGAAGCGGTCACGCTGTTTGAAAAAAACCAGAACTATACCTTTATACTCATGGATTGCATGATGCCGGTGATGGATGGTTTTGAAGCAACGGAAATGATTCGGGCAACAGAGCAGAGATTGGAATTGGCTCGTACACCAATTATTGCTCTTACAGCGAGTGTCGTGGATGACGATATCCAAAAGTGCTTTGACTCAGGGATGGATGACTACGTCCCTAAACCGTTTAAAGCCGAGATCCTCAAAGAAAAGATTGTGACCGCCATTGAGTTAAAGCAGCAAGAACTGGGTAAGCAACAAAGCTCGATAGACGTTGCGCTCGATGTACCAGTGACTGCTATAGACTCAACTGAAGCGTTAAACGCCAGTTTTGAAACCACGGCCAACGATGGCAAGGATATCATTAGTCTTAAAAATCCGTCGGTTCAGGAAAGTAGCGTCACAGTACTGTTGGTTGAAGATAATCTCGTCAATCAAAAAGTGGCCTCACTTCACCTAGAAAAGGCAGGCTATCACTATGATATTGCGGAAAATGGCGCTGAGGCTGTGGAGCTGTTTCAGCGCAAAGGAAGCTACGACGTCATCCTTATGGATTGTATGATGCCTATAAAGGATGGATTTGAAGCAACGCAGGAAATTCGTGATTTTGAAAGGCAGCAAGGAATGGCTCCAACGCCAATCATAGCGCTGACGGCGAGTGTAGTGGATGACGATATTCAAAAATGCTTTGATGCCGGAATGGATGCGTATGTACCTAAACCTGTAAGGAGAGAGAAACTGCTTCATGAAATGAGTAACTATCTATCTTAG
- a CDS encoding YdcF family protein, whose protein sequence is MVCEREFDNLLIVLGKRLSQDTLTPEGASRVEALVDIVGSQNMSSTIVAFCGGITEGQSRSEASAMLAYFDTLISDVDKHGIGAILIEDASTNTVENIQLLARELVNSGLVQHGSRPINVTLLSNDYHLFRVFTIQRLMDQQGLLKYLIRCCERSGLAINLSYDSRQHVLVPYPHQDVRGRLFAQFDRLTIFRVYLEGAVAQVFSEPLSELVEGPLRIALASLVEMEILVEKDKAAFQPLNEQLPIIRRLIEMASDTSDLSLLKAYLEQLDTLLTCLNRYLDPEQLSFRNWQR, encoded by the coding sequence ATGGTGTGCGAAAGGGAATTCGATAACCTACTTATCGTACTTGGTAAGCGGCTTAGTCAGGATACGTTAACGCCAGAAGGTGCCTCTCGCGTAGAGGCGCTTGTTGACATTGTTGGTAGCCAAAATATGTCGAGTACCATAGTTGCGTTTTGTGGCGGGATTACCGAAGGGCAGTCACGCTCTGAGGCTAGCGCGATGTTGGCCTATTTCGATACGCTGATATCAGATGTCGATAAACATGGCATTGGCGCCATTCTCATTGAAGATGCATCAACCAACACTGTCGAGAATATTCAATTGCTGGCTCGGGAGTTAGTTAACAGCGGGTTAGTCCAGCATGGTAGTAGGCCGATTAATGTCACTTTGCTTTCTAACGACTACCACCTTTTCAGAGTCTTCACCATACAACGCCTCATGGATCAGCAAGGCTTATTAAAGTACTTGATTCGTTGCTGTGAGCGCTCAGGTCTTGCTATTAACTTATCGTACGACTCCCGCCAACATGTGCTCGTACCGTACCCACATCAAGATGTTCGCGGACGCCTTTTTGCCCAATTTGATAGACTCACCATATTTAGAGTGTATCTCGAGGGGGCTGTGGCTCAAGTATTTAGTGAACCGCTATCTGAGCTTGTTGAGGGGCCACTTCGTATCGCACTGGCTTCCTTAGTCGAGATGGAGATACTGGTTGAAAAAGATAAAGCCGCATTCCAGCCGCTAAATGAACAGCTACCTATCATCCGACGTCTTATAGAAATGGCTTCTGACACCAGCGACCTCTCTCTTTTGAAAGCCTATCTAGAACAATTGGATACCTTGCTGACGTGTCTGAATCGATATCTCGATCCCGAGCAACTGTCGTTTAGGAATTGGCAAAGATGA
- a CDS encoding OsmC family protein, whose protein sequence is MRAEVKWIEGFKFLGQSQSGHSIVMDGSGGETAPSPMEMVLMAAGGCSSVDVVDGLKSANQDVTACTAKLSTERRETAPRIFTSVNIHFVVSGNQLDEALVEKVTKDSLEKYCSVCLMLGEGVTMTHSWEIA, encoded by the coding sequence ATGCGAGCGGAAGTGAAATGGATCGAAGGATTCAAATTTTTAGGTCAATCTCAGTCTGGACATTCCATCGTAATGGACGGCAGTGGTGGTGAAACTGCGCCTAGTCCAATGGAGATGGTTCTAATGGCGGCGGGCGGCTGTAGTTCGGTTGATGTAGTTGATGGTCTTAAGTCTGCGAATCAGGATGTCACTGCGTGTACCGCGAAATTGTCAACAGAACGTCGTGAGACTGCGCCACGCATTTTCACTTCGGTTAATATCCACTTTGTTGTATCCGGCAACCAACTCGATGAAGCTTTGGTTGAGAAAGTCACTAAAGACTCGCTGGAAAAATATTGCTCAGTATGTTTGATGCTGGGTGAAGGCGTTACCATGACTCACTCTTGGGAAATCGCTTAG
- the msrB gene encoding peptide-methionine (R)-S-oxide reductase MsrB, whose translation MTNLAKLLLSLIIAIPAAFLLTSQSGMANSQSTSVTAPQTATLAGGCFWCTESDLEQLNGVVEVVSGYAGGTLENPSYRQVASGKTKHIEVIQVTFDADVVSYEQVLDHFFRHIDPTDDKGSFVDRGAQYRPAIFYHSEQQKVVAQSFMAEIDALGVFKKPLATELIEYTTFWPAEDYHQDYYKNSSLKYKYYRYNSGRDQYLDEIFGDDRNDKPVTLREMIDRANQPAAKAYVRPADKDIKEALTPLQFHVTQEDGTERPFDNLYWDNKQDGIYVDVVTGEPLFSSTDKYKSGTGWPSFTKPIDERYIVTTTDYKLLYPRTEVRSRYGDSHLGHVFKDGPAPTGLRYCMNSAALRFVPKKLLAQQGYEEFLPLFDK comes from the coding sequence ATGACCAACTTAGCTAAACTGCTTCTTTCACTCATCATCGCCATACCTGCGGCCTTTCTGTTGACTAGCCAGTCTGGTATGGCAAATAGCCAGAGCACCAGCGTTACTGCCCCGCAAACAGCGACTCTAGCAGGAGGGTGTTTCTGGTGCACTGAATCCGACCTAGAACAACTCAACGGTGTCGTGGAAGTGGTGTCAGGATATGCAGGGGGAACGTTGGAAAACCCTTCCTACCGCCAAGTCGCCAGTGGAAAAACCAAACACATTGAAGTCATTCAAGTGACCTTTGATGCTGACGTGGTCAGTTACGAACAAGTCCTTGACCACTTCTTTAGACACATTGACCCAACAGATGATAAGGGATCTTTTGTAGACAGAGGTGCTCAATACCGCCCGGCCATTTTCTACCATTCTGAACAACAGAAAGTGGTGGCCCAGTCGTTTATGGCTGAAATTGATGCACTTGGCGTGTTTAAAAAGCCGCTAGCGACCGAACTGATTGAGTACACGACGTTTTGGCCTGCGGAGGATTACCATCAGGACTACTACAAAAACAGCAGTTTGAAGTACAAGTACTACCGCTACAACTCAGGTCGAGACCAGTATTTAGATGAAATCTTCGGTGATGATCGTAATGACAAGCCGGTAACGCTAAGAGAGATGATCGACCGCGCCAATCAACCTGCAGCCAAAGCTTACGTGCGCCCTGCGGACAAAGACATTAAGGAGGCTCTGACGCCATTACAGTTTCACGTAACGCAAGAGGATGGTACAGAAAGACCGTTCGATAACCTTTATTGGGACAACAAACAAGATGGTATCTACGTTGATGTTGTCACTGGGGAGCCTCTGTTCTCCTCTACAGATAAGTACAAGTCAGGAACGGGCTGGCCGAGCTTCACCAAGCCCATTGACGAGCGTTACATTGTCACTACTACTGACTACAAATTGTTATACCCAAGAACGGAAGTACGGAGTCGATATGGCGACTCTCACCTTGGGCACGTATTTAAAGATGGTCCTGCTCCAACAGGCCTACGCTACTGTATGAACTCTGCCGCGTTGCGATTTGTTCCGAAAAAGCTTCTCGCGCAGCAAGGCTATGAAGAGTTCCTACCTTTGTTCGACAAGTAA